TTGAGAAAGGATTCCTGGATTTCTTCCAGCACCGGCAGGGGAAGGGCCGCCGGCCCGGCATTGAAATTGTAGATTCTGTCCGCTTTCATCGTGGCAACCTCCATTTGGAATAGGTCAGGGGCGCGGTGGTTCGGCCCGAAAAACATCGAATACGCATATGGAACCTGTACTTCTACCGATAGAAACCGCTGGATGTCAACTCGTAACATCAATCAGATCGTGATTTTGGTTCAATGTCCGGCAAACCCGGAGAATCCGGTTGCAATACAGGCGTTCTGTGGTACTTTTCATATTGGTGTTGCGCTCCGGTGGACCCGCCCATCGGCTTTGAACGTTGTTGCGGGGAAGCAGGAGACGTTTATCACCATTGGATGTCTTAAAACTGAAAAAGGAGATTATGAATGAATAAGTATGTTGCAGAATTCTTTGGCACCTTCTGGCTGGTTCTTGGCGGATGCGGCAGCGCCGTCCTGGCTGCCGCGTTCCCGGATGTCGGCATCGGTCTTCTCGGCGTTGCCCTGGCCTTTGGCCTTACCGTGCTGACGATGGCTTTCGCTATCGGGCACATATCCGGCTGCCACCTCAATCCGGCCGTCTCGTTCGGCCTGTGGGCCGGCGGACGGTTTCCGGCAAAAGATCTGGTCCCTTATATCGTCGCACAGGTTTTCGGCGCCGTTGTCGCCGGCGGTGTTTTGTACCTTATCGCCAGCGGCAAGACGGGCTTCGATCTTTCCGCAGGGTTCGCTTCGAACGGCTACGGCGCTCATTCGCCGGGCGGGTACAGTCTGTCGGCGGCATTGATCACCGAAGTGGTAATGACTATGATGTTTCTTGTGGTCATTCTTGGGGCCACGGATCATCGTGCGCCGCAGGGGTTTGCGCCGATCGCCATCGGGTTGTGCCTGACCCTCATCCATTTGATATCCATCCCCGTGACCAACACATCCGTGAATCCGGCCCGCAGCACAGGGGTTGCTGTATTTGTGGGGGATTGGGCAATTTCGCAGCTCTGGCTGTTCTGGGTGGCACCGATTGCAGGCGGCTTGCTGGGCGCAGTCATTTATCGCTTTATCGGCAGCGAGGAAAAATAGCAGGGCCTATGCCCAACCGGCTTCAGTTGGCAGCAGATATGGGTGCGTTCTAAACGGATACACCCTAAAGGAACCCTTTTTAGCTTTTGATAGGCGCCTTTAATGCCAGGTGAAACGTATCAAAGGAAGAAATAGTGGGTAATAAAAATCCTTGTGTCTTGTACTTGTCTCACGGAGGCGGTCCCTTGCCGTTGCTCGGTGATCCGGGGCACTCGCAGATGGTTGAAAACCTGGAATATCTATCTTCAACAATCAAAAAGCCATCTGCTATTATCGTGATAAGCGCTCATTGGGAAGAAGAAATCCCCACAATTACTTCTGCGGAAAAGCCCTCACTGATTTATGATTATTACGGCTTTCCCGAAGCGTCCTATCTCATTGAATATCCGTGCCCTGGTGAACCGATGTTAGCAAAGCAAATCCAGGAATTATTCAACAAATCAGGCATCGAATCGCGGCTGGATGAACAAAGAGGCTTTGACCACGGATTATTCGTGCCCTTAAAAATAATGGTTCCCGATGCAGATATCCCCTGTGTCCAGATCTCTTTGGTTAAAGGCCTGGACCCTGCCGACCATATCAAAATAGGGTCCGCTCTTTCCGGCATAAACGATGATGGCTTGCTGATCATCGGTTCTGGTTTTTCTTTTCACAATATGAGGGCATTTTTTGAACCGGAAACAATCGATAGCAAAGCCATGAATGAAGCGTTCGAACAATGGTTGATCGATACCTGTTCCAACCCGGATATGGATGAATCCGAAAGAACCGGGAGACTAGAAAACTGGGAAAAGGCGCCCCATGCAAGATATTGCCATCCGAGAGAAGAGCATTTGTTGCCGCTGCATGTCTGCTATGGCGTTGCCGGTACTTCTTGTTCCGAATATGTTGAATTAAAGATTCTCAACAAAAAATCAAGTATGTATCTTTGGTAAATAAAGGAGCCGAATAAGAATGTTCGATTATTCCCTGGTCCATTGGGCCACCTTTTTTACAGCCGCCGTTTTGTTAAACCTGTCTCCGGGCCCGGATATGGCCTTCATTTTGGGTCAAACGGCAAAAGGAGGTGTGCGGTCAGGATTTTCTGCGATGTTCGGTAATGCATCGTGGTCTCGGTGCATTGTTTGTCGGGTTGGGGATTAAATTGGCAACCAGTGACCGCATTTAGTGCCTATTTTTGGATGGGTACTATTCAAGATTTCAGAAAAGGGAAGAGTACTTACTCCTCCAACTGCCATCGAAGATTAGTATTTGACCCGCGAACTTAAAATGGGGTAGAAGCTGCTCCTGTTTAAGATCAAAATGCACCATAACAAGGAGGAGTTTTGCCCACCCCAGAACGTTTGAATGAGATATTTGCGGACAAGTTGCCAGGTTACCTCGGTATTGTCGTTACCTCAATCAGTAAAGCCGAAGTCAGAGCAGAAATGGAAGTCAACCAAGCGAACATCGCCCCGAACGGATTTCTCTTTGCCGGCAGCGTGGTAACGCTGGCAGATACATCGTGCGGCAACGGATGTCTCGCTAATTTGCCGGAAGGTGCGTCAGGATTCACCACCATTGAACTCAAGTCCAACCACCTGGGAACCGCGCGGGAAGGAACCATTGCCTGTGTCACCCATCCGGTTCACATGGGGAGAACCACGCAGGTATGGGATGCCGTTGTAAGCCACCGGCAATCCGGAAAAACGATTGCATTGTTTCGGTGTACGCAAATGATTTTATATCCGAAGGGTGATCTCGAGCAAACCGTGCACCTATAGAGAGATACCGGATTCTCCTTGGAAAGGAAACGTTCCATGAAAATATTTAACTACCCGTCTACTGCGGCGGAGAAGAAACTGAAAGCCATCGTCGGGCGGGAGATCGACTTCAGGAAGAAAGACGTCCAGACCGTGACCCGGATTATCAAGGATGTCCGGCAAAACGGGGACAGCGCCCTGATCCGCTACACCCGGGAGTTCGACGCCCCCAAAATGTCCGAAAAGAACCTGGCGGTCACTCCGGAAGAGATGTTGGCGGCCAAAAAGCAGGTGGACCGGAACTTCATACGGGCGCTGAATCGTGCAGCCGACCAGATCGAATCCTTTCACCGCCAGCAACTGCCCAAATCGTGGATCGACACCCGGCGTTCCGGCACCCTTCTGGGCCAGATGGTCAACCCCGTGGATGCCGCCGGCGTCTACGTGCCGGGCGGCAAGGGCGGCACGACCCCCTTGGTTTCCTCGGTGCTCATGGGCGCCATTCCGGCCAGGATTGCCGGCGTGCCCAAAGTGGTCATGGCCACCCCGCCCACCCCCTCGGGAGAAGTCGCCCCTCAGCTTCTCGTGGCTGCACAGAAAGCCGGTGTGGATGCCGTCTACAAAATGGGCAGCGCCTGGGCCATCGCCGCTTTGGCTTATGGCACCGAAACGGTGCCTCGGGTCAACGTGATCGTCGGTCCGGGAAACATCTACGTCACCCTGGCCAAGAAACTGGTGGCCGGTACGGTGGGCATCGATATGATCGCCGGCCCCAGCGAGATCCTGGTGATTGCCGACGATACGGCCAATCCGGCATTTACTGCCGCCGATCTTCTCAGCCAGGCCGAGCACGACGTGCTGGCCTCGGCCATTCTGGTCACCCCTTCGGCGGAACTGGCCCGGGCGGTGAAAACCGAAGTGGAAAATCAACTGGAGGCTCTTTCCAGGGTCGATATCGCCCGCCAGAGTCTGGCCGCTTTCGGCGCCATCATGGTGGTCGAGAACCTGGAAACGGCTATCGATCTGGCCAACCGCATCGCCCCCGAGCATCTGGAGCTTCAGGTGGCCGATGCCATGGACGTGGCCCCGCGACTGCGCAATGCCGGCGCCATTTTCCTGGGGAACTATACGCCCGAACCGGTGGGCGACTATGTGGCCGGCCCCAACCACGTCCTGCCCACGGCCGGCACGGCGCGCTTTTCCTCCGCCCTTTCCGTGGAGCACTTCGTGAAGAAGACCAGCCTGATCCGTTACTCGCCGGAGGCATTTAAAAAAGAGGCCCCCGACATCATCCGCCTGGCCACGGTGGAAGGCCTGGGGGCCCACGCCAACGCGGTTCAGGTGCGCCTTACCACCAAAGGATAACCAATTATGGAGATCATCGACCTGCGCTCGGACACCATTACCCGGCCGACGGCGGCCATGAGAAAAGCCATGGCCGAGGCCGAGGTGGGGGACGATGTGTTCAAGGAGGACCCCACCGTCAACCGGCTGGAGGAAATGGCGGCCCAACGCATGGGAAAACCGGCGGCCCTGCTGGTTTCCTCGGGCACCATGGGCAATCTGGTGGCCCAACTGGCCCACTGCGGGCGGGGCGACGAAACCCTTCTGGGCGACCAGTCCCACGTGTTCTTCTACGAACAGGGAGGGGCCTCGGCCCTGGGGGGCATCCACCCGCGGACCCTGGCCAATGCCGACGACGGCACCATCCCCCTTGATGCCATCGAGGCCGCCATCCGTCCCGACGATGTGCACTTTCCCCGGTCGCGGCTGATCATCCTGGAGAATACCCACAATCGCTGCAATGGCGTGCCGCTGGCACCGGCCTACACCCATGCGGTGGGGCAACTGGCCGCCCGGCATGGCCTGAAGCTGCACATCGACGGCGCGCGCATTTTCAACGCCGCCGTTGCCTTGGGCGTGGATGCGGCCGAACTGGCGGCCCCGGCGGATTCGGTGACCTTCTGCCTGAGCAAGGGCCTGGCCTCCCCGGTAGGGTCGGTGGTCTGCGGAGAAAAAGATTTTATCGCCCAGGCGAGAAGAATGCGAAAATCCGTTGGCGGCGGGATGCGCCAGGCCGGCATCATCGCCGCGGCCGGCATCGTGGCGCTGACCGAAATGGTGGATCGCCTGGCCGAGGATCACGCCAACGCCCGGAAACTGGCCATGGGCCTGGCACAGACGCCCGGCCTGGAAATCGACCCTGAACGGGTCACCACCAATATTGTCTACTTTCGCGTGGTTCGTGAAGGCATGGACGCTCCCTCACTGGTGCCCCGGCTGGCCGACAGCGGCGTGCTTGTTCTTCCGACGGCGCCGGACCGGATGCGGGCCGTACTCAACTATCATGTGACCGCAGATGACGTGGAGCGGGCGCTAACGGTATTCCGAAGGACGATGACCGCCTGAATACTATGTAATAAAAAAGGCGACCTGACGGCTCCAATGAGCCCGGCAGGTCGCCTTTTGAAATCTTGCGCGGTGTGCGAATTTACACGGCGTCTCTTAACTTCTTGCCCGGTTTGAACTTCACAACGTTGGCGGCTTTGATTTTGATGACTTCGCCGGTCTGGGGGTTGCGTCCCTTGCGGGCTTTGCGGCGCACCTTCATGAAGGTTCCGAAACCGACCAAGGTCACTTTACCGTCTTTTTTCTTCAGGGCCTTGGCCACGTTGCCGGTAAAGGAATCCAGTGCGGCTGCGGCGGCGACTTTGGTGATGCCGGCGTCGGCTGCCATTTTCTCAACGATTTCAGCTTTGGTCATCTTTTCCTCCTTTGATGGGTGTGAAGAAGCGGGAACCTAATAATTGAGGCTTATGTTTTGGCATTACAGCAATTTTTTAAGCGTGTCAACAGCGAAACCGCATGAAACAAGGGTTTGGGGGAAGAAAAAGGGCCTTAGTGCTTGAAACTGCGCTGTCCGGTATAAACCATCGTCACCCCGGCCTCGTTGCACGCCTCGATTGACTGGTAATCGTTGGTCGATCCGCCGGGCTGCACCACCGCGGTGATTCCTTCGCGGATGCCCACGTCCACCCCGTCCCGAAAGGGAAAGAACGCGTCGCTGATCATGGATGCGCCGATAAGTCCGCCCTTTTCAGCGTTTACCCGTGCGTCGACCTCCGCTTTTTTCTCCTCGTCGTTCAGGTCGTTGTACGGGATCTGCCAGGCGTCAAAGCTGTAGCGGTCGGCCAGCTTGCGGTAGGCTTTGTCCCGGGCGATCTCGGCCACTCCCACCCGATCCTGCTCGCCGGTGCCGATCCCGACGGTGACCAGATCCTTGACATAAAGTACTGAATTGGACGTGACCCCCGCTTCGACCAGCCAGCCGAACAGCAGGTCTTCATATTCGCTGTCCGTGGGCATGCGGTCGATCCGGTAGGTTTTGCCGTTGGCTTCGCAGCTGGCCGGCTTCAGGTCTTCCCTGGTGCGGGTCTGCGGCACGAAGGACCACTGGGCGATGATGCCGCCGTCGATCAGGCTTTTGAATTCGACGCAGCGCTTCCCGACGAACTGCTGCAAGCGGTCGATATTGCCGATGCGGATCACCCGCAGATTCTTTTTACGAGAAAAGATGTCCATGACGCCCGGCTCGAAATCCGGGGCCACGACCACTTCGGCATACTGGCTGCAAACCGCCTCGGCGGCGGCCTTGTCCACACTGCGGTTCAGGGCGATGCATCCGCCGAAGGCGGCCACCCGATCCGCGAGGTTGGCCTTGACGTAAGCCTGTTCAAGGGTTTCAGCCTGGGCTACGCCGCAGGGGTTGTTGTGCTTGACAATCACCGCCGTGGGTCGATTGGTGAAATAGCGGAGAATATTGAGCGAGTTGTCCGCATCGGTGAGATTGGTCTTGCCGGGGTGCTTGCCGGACTGCAGCAGTTCGATGTCCGATGCCAGGTACTGGCCGGGTTGAATGATCTCGGTTTCACCGAGAATCAGATTGCCGTTGACCATGCGGTACAGGGCCGCCTCCTGACCGGGGTTCTCGCCGTAGCGCAGCCCCTTCTGGACGCCGTCGATGGTCCAGGTGACTTTCTCATAGAAAAGGGTTTGCCGCTGGTCTCCGTCGACAAAGCTGATCTCCATTTGAGGGGGAAAGTGGTCGTCCATGATGGTGCGGTACATCTTTTTCAAGTCGTCAGCCATAAGAAAACTCCTTGGTCCAGTACCCTGCAAGAAACGGCGCCTTTCGGCCCAGGCCGGCGTTCTCGCTCGGCTGAAATCCTCAACGTAGCGCTGCTACGCCTGCGGTATCAACCTCGCTGCGGCCTTGGCCTGAACCAAAATTCACCATTTCTTGCAGGGCACCCGATACGGGTAATGTTATTGAAAATGAAAAAACGAATATTGGAAGCCGGCGATTTGGGATCGGACTTCCGTTCTCAGTCTTTCGTTTTCCGACCTCTGTCTTCCGTCCTCAGAAATCATACTCCTTCTCGATGTCCGCAAAGGCCGTGTCGGCCAGATAGCCGGCAATGGTGGTATCGTAGGCGGCCGTGTGGGCGAAAGCCTTGCAGGCCAACCGGTAGCGCATGGCCAGGGAAACGCGTCCGTCGCCGGTGGCCATCTCGTCGGCGATGGATTCGTAGTCGCCCGGATCGACCACCGAAGCTACGCGAATGAAGTTCTTGGCCGAGGCGCGGATCATGCACGGGCCGCCGATGTCGATGTTGCCCCGGGCCTGCTCCGGGGTGACGCCGGGTTTGGCGATGGTTTCCTTGAACGGGTAGAGGTTGACCACCACCATGTCGATGGGCACCGCCTGCGTCCGGGCCAGGTCGGCCTGGTGGGCGTCATTGTAGGTTTCGGTGAGAAGTCCCAGGTAAATCTTGAAATCCAGCGTCTTTACCAGGCCGCCCTGGGTCTCCGGCTGGCCGGTGTAGTCGGACACCTGGGTGAGACGCCCTGTTGCCCGGCCGCCCAGGATCTCGTTGAGCCGGGCGAAGGTGCCGCCGGTGGAAAAGATACGCAGCTCCGGATTGACCGACAGCAGCCGGGGAACGAAGGTTTCCAGACCGGTTTTGTCGGAAACGCTGATCAAGACATGCTTCACACGCACGCGGTCATCGATTTTCTCTACTCTGTTCATTGTCATGTTGTGTGTGCCTCCAATGCAATCGCAAAAAGTTTGACGGATTCGTCACTTTACTCCTTCGTATTCTTTCAAAAACCGCTCGAAGAAGCCGGCCATGAACCGATGCCGCTCCTCGGCCAGACGCCGTCCGGCGGGTGTCAGAATGCGCTCATGGATTTTGGACAGCTTCACCAGGTACTCCCGGTATCCCGTGTCGTCGCTGGAGTAGGCCGGTGCCCGGGTCACATCGATTTCCGGGCTGTGCAGCCGGGCACCCAACTCGCCGGCAAACAGAAAGGCCCGGGCGATGCCCACCGCACCGATGGCATCCAGTTTGTCGGCATCGAAGACCACGCGGGCTTCCATTGTCCGCGGGTCTTCTCCCCGGCGGAAACGATGGGCGGCGATGCAGTGAATGATGTTTTCCCGCCGGTGTTCGGCGAGTGGCAACGCTGCCAGCATCTCGCGCGCCATGGCCGCCCCCTTCTCGGCATGGCAGAGGTGGCCATTGGAACGGTCCTGATAGGCGCGGCCGATGTCGTGCAGGTAGGCGGCCGCTTCGGCCACAAGCAGATCGGCCCCTTCGGCGGCCCCGATATGCCGGCAAAGCCGGTGCACCCGCAGGGTGTGGTCCCAGTCGTGGCTGCCTTTGGCCTGTGAGAAATAAGCCTTGGCCCGGCGCCGGATATCGGCCAGCAGGTCCGCTTCGGAGGCGGTCAAATCCGCTGCGTCCGTTTCTTGGGCGGGAACGTAGGGTTCGGGCATGCGCTTCATTTTCTCACGGCTTTCATTCGATGGACATGATTCCTTCCCAGCGCTGAACCGCCGTTTTCGTGGGCAGCCCCCTGGATTCGAGCAACCGGACAATTTCCGGATCGTTGAATCGCAGATAAGGATTCACGGCCCGCTCTTCGTCGAGGGTCGAAACCACGTGGGTCTTGTCATAGCGGGCCGCGTAACGGTCGATGGCCGCATTGTCCGGGGTCAGGTGCCGGGCGAAGGCCAGCGATTCGGCGACGTAATCATGGCCGGCATACACGCGCGTGGCCCCGGGATAGTCCATGAGCAGGCGGATGGATCGGTAGAAGGCCTTCAGGTCTCCCGAGAAACAGTTGCCCACGGTGCCGTTGAACAGGGTGTCGCCCGTGACCAGAAAATCCCCGGTGGCAAAGGTTACCGAATCCATGGTGTGGCCCGGGGTCAGGCGGACGGTCACCGCCTCGCCGTTCAGGTCGATGACCTGGCTGTCGGAAAAGTCCCGGTGGTCTAAATAGTCGGCGCCGGTGGATTGCAACAGCTCGCGGGTTCCGACGGTGTGGTCGCCATGGCCATGGGTATTGGTGGCCGCTTCCAACTCCAGCCGGTTGAGGCCCAAAAAGGTGAGCATCTCCTCAACGGCGCCGCCATCGATGGCCAGGGCACGGCCGCCGGAATAAAGCAGGTATCCCAGGTTGTCGCCGCCGTAAAAAAATTGCTCGATTTTCAATGGTTCGGTTTCCGTTCGGGGTTTTTTCGTTAAATGACCGAGGCAGGAGCGCGCATGGCTGAATATCGATATCGGAAACCGCCGGTCCAGGCAACCAAAAAAAAGCGTCCGGGAGGCACGAAAATCGCTCTTCGGGCGCATGCTCGTTTTTGGAAGATAAGTGGCATTTAGGCTCCACTTTACTCCACAGCATTGACGACCCCGTTTTTATGTGCTTAACTTTCAAAAATTATTGATAAAAATTTCCTTCGAAATATAAGTTTTTTCTTGACACATTATAAAATTTGTACTTTTATCCATTCAAAGTGGATTGAAGTGGATGATAATGGTGACGCATGTTTCGGGGAAGCTCCTTTCATACCATCGACCCAAAAGGGCGAATCATCGTTCCGACGCGCTTTCGCGAGGTGATCAAAGATAGCGGTACGGACAGTATCATGATCACCCGCATGGACCGTTGCCTTTTTGCCTATGCCCATGACCGGTGGGAAGAACTGGAACAGAAAATACTTCATCTCCCCGAAAAAAGCGAGGAGATGCGCCGCTTTCAGCGTTTTTTTATCGGCGGCGCCCAGGACTGCAAGTGTGACGCCCAGGGACGCGTGCTGATTCCTCCCTTCTTGAAGCAGTACTCCGAGCTGGACAAGGACATCGTCCTGGTGGGCGTGCTGGACCGGTTCGAGATCTGGTCCCGGGAAAACTGGGACCGGGAAAACGGGCTTCAGGAAAGGGATATGGCCAACGAACAGGTGCGGCGCGAGATTGCCCTGTTGGGGCTCTAACCCGTGTCCGGCTATCATGTCACCGCCATGCCCCAAGAGGCCGTGGACATGTTGGCCTGTCGGCCGGGGAAAACGATTGTGGACGGTACGCTGGGTGGCTGCGGCCACGCGCGGCGTATCTGTGAACGGATTGCGCCGGACGGGGTGCTTGTCGGCGTGGATCAGGACCTCGATGCCATCGATCGGGCCCGCCGGGTGCTTCCCATAGGCGAATTGCGGATACATATCGTCCATGGCAATTTCGTGGACCTTCCGTCCATCCTTTCTCGACTGGGAATCGAATCCGTGGACGGCATCCTCATCGATATCGGGCTTTCGCTGCACCAGATCGAGGCAAGTCAACGCGGATTCAGCTTTATGCGGGACGAACCGCTGGATATGCGCATGAATGTCGAATCCAACGTGACGGCCGCCGATCTGGTGGCCACGTTAAGCGAACGGGAACTGGCGCAGACCTTCAGCCGGTACGGCGAAGAGCGTTGGGCCGGAAAAATCGCCCGCCATCTGGTTGCTGCCCGGCAAAAACAGCCCATCGCCACCTCCGGCCAACTGGCCCGTCTGGTGGAGCAGGCCATTCCCGCCGCCGCATCCCGATCCCAGCGGATCCATCCCGCCACCCGCGTATTCATGGCGCTGCGCATTGCCGTGAACCGTGAACTGGAGGTTCTGGAACGCTTTCTGGATGTGGCCGTGGATCTTCTCAAACCGACCGGCCGGCTGTGTGTGCTCGCTTTTCATTCGCTGGAAGACCGGATCGTGAAGCATCGCTTCCGGGAGATGGCGGATCCGTGCACCTGCCCGCCGTCTTTTCCTCAATGCACCTGCGGGCGCCGGCCGACCGTGCGGCTGCTGACGCGCAAGGTGGTGCGGCCATCGGACGCGGAGATCCGCGACAATCCCATGGCCCGCAGCACACGCCTTCGAGCGGTGGAGAAGTTGGGATGACCGGGGCGGTGAAACAGATGGCCCGGGCAATGCGCCAGGATGTGGAAACTGGAGCGGCCCCTTCGAAGAACCGTCGGGTCCGGCCGGCTCGAACGGCCATGACCGGCGTCTGGATTGCCTTGATGGCGCTGTTTTTCCTGCAAGGCCTGTTCTATGTCTGGTGCCGGGTTCAATGCGTCAACACCGGCTATGCCATCGAAAAGGAGAAGAGCCGCCACGAAACGCTGATCAAGGTGCGCAGCACATTGAATATCGAACTGGCCCGGCTCAAATCGCCGGAGCGGATCGAAACCATTGCCAGAACCCGATTGGGCCTGATCATGCCCGACGCCCAACGGACGGTGACACTGCCATGACGACGACCAAAGCGACAACCAAGGCGACGACGCGCACACGGATGCGGGCAGGCATCGTGGGTGGGCTTTTTCTCATGGCCCTTACGGCCATCTGTGCCCAGGCCGTGCGGCTGCACGTGTTCAAGGGCGCCTGGCTCTCCGAACGGGCCGCCGGTCAATACGAGCGCTCCACGGTGATCCAGGGCAAGCGCGGTACCATCTTCGACCGCAACGGCAGCCCGCTGGCGGTGAGCATCGAAAGCGTGTCCATCGCGGCCCATCCGGCAGTGTTCCCCGACCGCCAGGCGGCGTCCGTCCGGCTGGCCAAAGCCCTGGGGCAGCGTCAGCGGGACGTGTACGCAAAACTGAATCCCAAGCGATCTTTCGTGTGGCTCAAACGCCAGGCCATCCCCAGCCAGGCCGAAGCGGTGCGGAAGCTGGATATGAAAGGCATCGACTTTATCACCGAGCACAGCCGCTACTATCCCAGCAAGACCCTGGCGGCGCAACTGCTCGGCTTTTCCGGTATCGACGGCCACGGCCTCGAAGGGTTGGAATTCTACTTCGACGCCGACCTCAAGGGACGGGAAAAGGAGATCACCGTCCTCAAGGATGCCCATAACGACCGCTTCGAAGGCGTCGGAGAACTGCCGCCGACCGAAGGCAACAACGTCGTGTTGACCATCGACCGCACCATCCAGCACATCGCCCAGAAAGCTCTGGAGGCTTCGGTGAGCGAATTCAAGGGGCGCTCGGGAATGGCGATCGTCATGGCCCCGGCCACCGGAGAGGTGCTGGCGCTGGCCCAATACCCCTTTTTCAATCCCAACCGTTTCCGGACTTACGGGCGGGAGTTGTGGCGCAACCGGGTCGTCACCGATCCTTTCGAACCCGGATCGACGATGAAGATTTTCAGTGTGGCCGCGGCAATCGACAAGAACATCTGTTCGCCTTCCACGATTTTCTACTGTGAGAACGGCGAATATCGCATCGGCAGGAACGTGATTCACGACACCAAATCCCACGGCTGGCTGTCGCTGCAGCAGATCGTCAAATACTCGAGCAACATCGGGGCCGTCAAAATGGCCGAAAAACTCGGTGCCCAGCAGCTTTATGAATACCTGCAAAGCTTCGGATTCGGCCGGCGCTCGGGCATCGCCTGTCCCGGTGAGACGGCCGGCAGCCTGAGCAGTTTCAAGAACTGGTCCGCCATCGATACCGGCGCCATCTCTTTCGGCCAGGGCATTTCGGTATCGGCCATTCAACTGGCCGCAGCCGCCTCGGCCATCGCCAACGACGGAATGCTCATGAAGCCGATGCTTGTCAAAGCGGTAACGGACCGCAAGGGAAGGCCGGTCAAGTCCTATGATCCCCAGCCGGTGCGGCGGGTCGTCTCCGCGCAGACGGCCAGGACAGTGCGCCGCATCCTGAAAACCGTGATTACCGAAGGCGGTACGGGCGTCA
This window of the uncultured Desulfosarcina sp. genome carries:
- the aqpZ gene encoding aquaporin Z — its product is MNKYVAEFFGTFWLVLGGCGSAVLAAAFPDVGIGLLGVALAFGLTVLTMAFAIGHISGCHLNPAVSFGLWAGGRFPAKDLVPYIVAQVFGAVVAGGVLYLIASGKTGFDLSAGFASNGYGAHSPGGYSLSAALITEVVMTMMFLVVILGATDHRAPQGFAPIAIGLCLTLIHLISIPVTNTSVNPARSTGVAVFVGDWAISQLWLFWVAPIAGGLLGAVIYRFIGSEEK
- a CDS encoding class III extradiol ring-cleavage dioxygenase — translated: MGNKNPCVLYLSHGGGPLPLLGDPGHSQMVENLEYLSSTIKKPSAIIVISAHWEEEIPTITSAEKPSLIYDYYGFPEASYLIEYPCPGEPMLAKQIQELFNKSGIESRLDEQRGFDHGLFVPLKIMVPDADIPCVQISLVKGLDPADHIKIGSALSGINDDGLLIIGSGFSFHNMRAFFEPETIDSKAMNEAFEQWLIDTCSNPDMDESERTGRLENWEKAPHARYCHPREEHLLPLHVCYGVAGTSCSEYVELKILNKKSSMYLW
- a CDS encoding PaaI family thioesterase; protein product: MPTPERLNEIFADKLPGYLGIVVTSISKAEVRAEMEVNQANIAPNGFLFAGSVVTLADTSCGNGCLANLPEGASGFTTIELKSNHLGTAREGTIACVTHPVHMGRTTQVWDAVVSHRQSGKTIALFRCTQMILYPKGDLEQTVHL
- the hisD gene encoding histidinol dehydrogenase; the protein is MKIFNYPSTAAEKKLKAIVGREIDFRKKDVQTVTRIIKDVRQNGDSALIRYTREFDAPKMSEKNLAVTPEEMLAAKKQVDRNFIRALNRAADQIESFHRQQLPKSWIDTRRSGTLLGQMVNPVDAAGVYVPGGKGGTTPLVSSVLMGAIPARIAGVPKVVMATPPTPSGEVAPQLLVAAQKAGVDAVYKMGSAWAIAALAYGTETVPRVNVIVGPGNIYVTLAKKLVAGTVGIDMIAGPSEILVIADDTANPAFTAADLLSQAEHDVLASAILVTPSAELARAVKTEVENQLEALSRVDIARQSLAAFGAIMVVENLETAIDLANRIAPEHLELQVADAMDVAPRLRNAGAIFLGNYTPEPVGDYVAGPNHVLPTAGTARFSSALSVEHFVKKTSLIRYSPEAFKKEAPDIIRLATVEGLGAHANAVQVRLTTKG
- the ltaE gene encoding low-specificity L-threonine aldolase; this translates as MEIIDLRSDTITRPTAAMRKAMAEAEVGDDVFKEDPTVNRLEEMAAQRMGKPAALLVSSGTMGNLVAQLAHCGRGDETLLGDQSHVFFYEQGGASALGGIHPRTLANADDGTIPLDAIEAAIRPDDVHFPRSRLIILENTHNRCNGVPLAPAYTHAVGQLAARHGLKLHIDGARIFNAAVALGVDAAELAAPADSVTFCLSKGLASPVGSVVCGEKDFIAQARRMRKSVGGGMRQAGIIAAAGIVALTEMVDRLAEDHANARKLAMGLAQTPGLEIDPERVTTNIVYFRVVREGMDAPSLVPRLADSGVLVLPTAPDRMRAVLNYHVTADDVERALTVFRRTMTA
- a CDS encoding HU family DNA-binding protein, coding for MTKAEIVEKMAADAGITKVAAAAALDSFTGNVAKALKKKDGKVTLVGFGTFMKVRRKARKGRNPQTGEVIKIKAANVVKFKPGKKLRDAV
- a CDS encoding IMP cyclohydrolase; this translates as MADDLKKMYRTIMDDHFPPQMEISFVDGDQRQTLFYEKVTWTIDGVQKGLRYGENPGQEAALYRMVNGNLILGETEIIQPGQYLASDIELLQSGKHPGKTNLTDADNSLNILRYFTNRPTAVIVKHNNPCGVAQAETLEQAYVKANLADRVAAFGGCIALNRSVDKAAAEAVCSQYAEVVVAPDFEPGVMDIFSRKKNLRVIRIGNIDRLQQFVGKRCVEFKSLIDGGIIAQWSFVPQTRTREDLKPASCEANGKTYRIDRMPTDSEYEDLLFGWLVEAGVTSNSVLYVKDLVTVGIGTGEQDRVGVAEIARDKAYRKLADRYSFDAWQIPYNDLNDEEKKAEVDARVNAEKGGLIGASMISDAFFPFRDGVDVGIREGITAVVQPGGSTNDYQSIEACNEAGVTMVYTGQRSFKH
- a CDS encoding HD domain-containing protein, encoding MPEPYVPAQETDAADLTASEADLLADIRRRAKAYFSQAKGSHDWDHTLRVHRLCRHIGAAEGADLLVAEAAAYLHDIGRAYQDRSNGHLCHAEKGAAMAREMLAALPLAEHRRENIIHCIAAHRFRRGEDPRTMEARVVFDADKLDAIGAVGIARAFLFAGELGARLHSPEIDVTRAPAYSSDDTGYREYLVKLSKIHERILTPAGRRLAEERHRFMAGFFERFLKEYEGVK
- a CDS encoding MBL fold metallo-hydrolase, encoding MKIEQFFYGGDNLGYLLYSGGRALAIDGGAVEEMLTFLGLNRLELEAATNTHGHGDHTVGTRELLQSTGADYLDHRDFSDSQVIDLNGEAVTVRLTPGHTMDSVTFATGDFLVTGDTLFNGTVGNCFSGDLKAFYRSIRLLMDYPGATRVYAGHDYVAESLAFARHLTPDNAAIDRYAARYDKTHVVSTLDEERAVNPYLRFNDPEIVRLLESRGLPTKTAVQRWEGIMSIE
- the mraZ gene encoding division/cell wall cluster transcriptional repressor MraZ — translated: MFRGSSFHTIDPKGRIIVPTRFREVIKDSGTDSIMITRMDRCLFAYAHDRWEELEQKILHLPEKSEEMRRFQRFFIGGAQDCKCDAQGRVLIPPFLKQYSELDKDIVLVGVLDRFEIWSRENWDRENGLQERDMANEQVRREIALLGL